A genomic segment from Spinacia oleracea cultivar Varoflay chromosome 3, BTI_SOV_V1, whole genome shotgun sequence encodes:
- the LOC110805195 gene encoding uncharacterized protein: MSMLISGPKQPGNNIDVYLAPLIDDLNLLWEKGVEVFDGSWNEMFNLRAMLFCTMQDYPAYGNLSGYTVKGECACPICENGWKGRWVKASGKHVYFDHCPFLPHDHPYHKLKKAFNGEQNFESPPKVFTSQEVFEKVKDIKITFGKLKKNKDALSTQGYKKCSGFWRLPYWRFLFVRHSLNVMHIEKNVFDSLISTLLNIPQKTKDVPKARAGLKELNIRNELHVVEETGKRKYLPPAAYTLSKKEKVELCSSLAGVKVPEGYSSNIYSLVSMENLKLLGLKSHDCHVLMEDFLPVAIRSILPKNVRYAIIRLCFFFKAIHSKVINPKDLDSLEIEIAVILCQLEMYFPPAFFDIMIHLPIQLVREIRFCGPTHMRAQWAFERQMKTYKGYVKNTFRPEACIAERMLYELAMEFCLEHIDHPKTIGLPTSRHSGRFDGMGTIGRRQHDMPLDKWHMAHTYVLFNDDEVAPYVNRHMSFLKTQN, encoded by the coding sequence ATGTCAATGCTTATATCTGGGCCAAAACAGCCAGGAAATAACATTGATGTGTACTTGGCACCTCTTATTGACGATTTAAATTTATTGTGGGAAAAAGGGGTTGAAGTATTTGATGGCAGTTGGAATGAAATGTTCAATTTAAGAGCCATGTTATTCTGCACTATGCAAGATTATCCAGCATATGGTAATCTTTCTGGTTATACCGTGAAAGGAGAATGTGCGTGTCCTATATGTGAAAATGGTTGGAAGGGAAGGTGGGTAAAAGCATCGGGAAAACATGTCTACTTTGATCATTGTCCATTTCTTCCTCATGATCATCCGTACCACAAATTGAAAAAGGCCTTTAATGGGGAACAAAATTTTGAAAGTCCTCCAAAAGTCTTTACTAGCCAAGAAGTGTTTGAAAAGGTAAAAGACATTAAAATTACATTTGGAAAGTTGAAGAAAAACAAGGATGCCCTTTCTACACAGGGATACAAGAAGTGTTCCGGTTTTTGGCGTCTTCCTTATTGGAGATTTCTATTTGTTAGGCATTCTTTAAATGTGATGCATATCGAGAAGAATGTATTTGATAGTCTGATTAGCACATTATTGAATATTCCTCAGAAGACAAAAGACGTTCCTAAGGCTCGGGCTGGCTTAAAGGAATTGAATATTAGAAATGAGCTACATGTTGTTGAGGAGACTGGAAAACGGAAGTATTTACCCCCTGCTGCCTATACATTGTCCAAAAAGGAGAAAGTCGAGCTTTGTTCTTCCTTAGCTGGAGTTAAAGTGCCTGAGGGTTATTCTTCAAACATTTATTCTCTTGTTTCAATGGAGAATTTGAAACTCCTGGGGCtgaagtctcatgattgccaTGTTCTGATGGAAGATTTCTTACCTGTTGCTATTCGTTcaattttgcctaaaaatgtacGATATGCCATTATTAGGTTATGTTTTTTCTTTAAGGCAATACACAGTAAAGTCATAAATCCTAAAGATTTGGATTCTTTGGAGATCGAAATTGCTGTTATTTTGTGCCAATTGGAGATGTATTTTCCCCCAGCTTTTTTTGATATCATGATACATTTGCCTATTCAATTGGTAAGAGAGATCAGATTTTGTGGTCCCACACACATGAGAGCTCAATGGGCCTTTGAAAGGCAAATGAAAACATATAAAGGATATGTTAAGAATACTTTTCGACCCGAGGCTTGTATTGCAGAGAGAATGTTGTATGAGTTAGCTATGGAATTTTGTCTTGAACATATAGACCATCCGAAGACAATAGGGCTTCCTACATCTCGACATAGTGGCCGATTTGATGGTATGGGAACCATAGGTCGTAGACAACATGACATGCCTCTTGACAAGTGGCACATGGCTCacacatatgttctttttaatGATGATGAAGTTGCACCGTATGTCAACCGGCACATGTCTTTCTTAAAGACACAAAATTGA